The Bos javanicus breed banteng chromosome 21, ARS-OSU_banteng_1.0, whole genome shotgun sequence genome includes a region encoding these proteins:
- the TUBGCP4 gene encoding gamma-tubulin complex component 4 — protein MIHELLLALSGYPGSIFTWNKRSGLQVSQDFPFLHPSETSVLNRLCRLGTDYIRFTEFIEQYTGHVQQQDHHPSQQGQGGSHGIYLRAFCTGLDSVLQPYRQALLDLEQEFLADPHLSISHVNYSLDQFQLLFPSVMVVVEQIKSQKIHGCQILETVYKHSCGGLPPVRSALEKILAVCHGVMYKQLSAWMLHGLLLDQHEEFFIKQGPSSGNVSAQPEEDEEDLGIGGLTGKQLRELQDLRLIEEENMLAPSLKQFSLRVEILPSYIPVRVAEKILFVGESVQMFENQNVNLTRKGSILKNQEDTFAAELHRLKQQPLFSLVDFEQVVDRIRSTVAEHLWKLMVEESDLLGQLKIIKDFYLLGRGELFQAFIDTAQHMLKTPPTAVTEHDVNVAFQQSAHKVLLDDDNLLPLLHLTIEYHGKEHKDAPQAREGPSRETSPREAPASGWAALGLSYKVQWPLHILFTPAVLEKYNVVFKYLLSVRRVQAELQHCWALQMQRKHLKSNQSDAVKWRLRNRMAFLVDNLQYYLQVDVLESQFSQLLHQINSTRDFESIRLAHDHFLSNLLAQSFILLKPVFHCLNEILDLCHSFCSLVSQNLGPLDERGAAQLSILVKGFSRQSSLLFKILSSVRNHQINSDLAQLLLRLDYNKYYTQAGGTLGSFGM, from the exons GTGTCACAGGACTTCCCATTTCTTCATCCCAGTGAAACCAGTGTCTTGAATCGACTCTGCCGGCTGGGCACAGACTACATTCGCTTCACTGAGTTCATTGAACAGTACACGGGCCATGTGCAGCAGCAG GATCACCATCCATCTCAGCAGGGCCAAGGTGGGTCACATGGAATCTACCTCAGGGCCTTCTGCACGGGGCTGGATTCAGTTTTGCAGCCTTACCGCCAGGCACTACTTGATTTGGAACAAGAG TTCCTGGCTGACCCCCATCTCTCCATATCACATGTCAATTACTCCTTAGACCAG TTCCAGCTCCTTTTCCCCTCTGTGATGGTTGTAGTAGAACAAATTAAAAGTCAAAAG ATTCATGGTTGTCAAATCCTGGAAACTGTATACAAACACAGCTGCGGGGGGTTGCCTCCTGTTCGCAGTGCACTAGAAAA GATCCTGGCCGTGTGTCACGGGGTCATGTATAAGCAGCTCTCAGCCTGGATGTTACATGGACTCCTCTTGGATCAGCACGAAGAGTTCTTTATCAAACAGGGTCCATCTTCCGGGAATGTCAGCGCCCAGCCAGAAGAGGATGAGGAGGATCTGGGCATTGGGGGACTGACAGGAAAACAACTGAgagaactccaggacttg CGCCTGATAGAGGAGGAGAACATGCTGGCGCCATCTCTCAAACAGTTTTCTCTGCGAGTGGAGATTCTGCCGTCCTACATTCCAGTGAGGGTTGCTGAAAAAATCCTCTTTGTGGGAGAATCTGTCCAGATGTTCGAAAATCAAAATGTAAACCTGACCAGGAAAG GATCCATTCTGAAGAACCAGGAGGACACTTTTGCAGCAGAGTTGCATCGTCTCAAGCAGCAGCCCCTCTTCAGCCTGGTGGACTTTGAGCAGGTGGTGGATCGTATTCGCAGTACTGTGGCCGAG CATCTCTGGAAGCTGATGGTGGAAGAGTCAGATTTACTGGGTCAGCTGAAG ATCATTAAAGACTTTTACCTTCTGGGACGTGGAGAACTGTTTCAGGCCTTCATTGATACAGCTCAACACATGTTAAAAACACCACCCACTGCAGTAACTGAACATG ACGTGAACGTGGCCTTCCAGCAGTCGGCGCACAAGGTGCTGCTAGACGACGACAACCTGCTCCCTCTGCTGCACCTGACGATCGAGTACCACGGCAAGGAGCACAAAG ATGCTCCTCAGGCAAGAGAAGGGCCTTCTCGGGAAACTTCTCCGCGGGAAGCCCCAGCATCTGGCTGGGCGGCCCTGGGTCTCTCCTACAAAGTGCAGTGGCCACTACACATTCTCTTCACCCCTGCTGTCCTGGAAAA GTACAACGTCGTTTTCAAGTACTTGCTGAGTGTGCGCCGGGTGCAAGCCGAGCTGCAGCACTGCTGGGCCCTACAGATGCAGCGCAAGCACCTCAAGTCCAACCAGAGCGACGCAGTCAAGTGGCGCCTCAGAAACCGCATGGCATTCTTGGTGGATAACCTGCAGTACTACCTCCAG GTAGATGTGCTGGAGTCTCAGTTCTCACAGCTGCTTCATCAAATCAATTCGACCCGAGACTTTGAAAGCATCCGATTGGCTCACGACCACTTCCTGAGCAATCTGCTGGCCCAATCCTTTATCTTGTTGAAACCT GTGTTTCACTGCCTGAATGAAATCTTAGATCTCTGCCACAGCTTCTGCTCACTGGTCAGTCAGAACCTGGGCCCACTGGATGAGCGTGGGGCTGCCCAGCTCAGCATCCTGGTAAAG GGTTTTAGCCGTCAGTCTTCACTCCTGTTCAAGATTCTCTCCAGTGTTCGCAATCATCAGATCAATTCGGATTTGGCTCAGCTACTCTTACGACTAGATTATAACAAATATTACACCCAGGCTGGTGGCACTCTGGGCAG TTTCGGGATGTGA